GAGAAACAAAAGTTTTGATTTCGTCACATGTAGTCTCCTCCTTGATAGTTATAATACATGATCGAACACGTATAGTTTGCACAGATGCCAAGAATGACGCTGGATTTCTTGCAGGTAAGTAGAGTCGGCTATGTGAGATATCGAGATGACGAAGGGAAGCATGGGATTGGCAAAATAGTCTTGAAATGACATTGACTTTAGGAAGAGGAACGTCCGTTTTCGTGTTCACCACTCGAAGGCTCTCAATATTTGAAAGCAGTCCATACCAATGCTCAAGCATTGATAATGACACATCATGCGATAGAACAATGTCTAAATGACGAAGATGGGGCACATATGGTTGCAAGAGCAGACCAAGCTGAGTCACAAAATGATGATCATCCAGACCGACAATTTTAAGATCTAAGattcttcctcttgatcttttgatGACAGCTTCTAGCTTCTGGATTATCCGCTTCCTGCCATTGAGCACAACAGCGCTCCAAAGGCCTGGTTGGTTCAAAAGAATCTCCCTCCAGGCCTTACAGACCCCAGCCATCCTAAAGATGAACCCCGGATTCTCTGCTAAACCTTGTTGGGCAATGACCAATAAAACGTCCCGGGACAATAGATGGGTATAGTTGATCTTTGCTTTCCTTAATAAGATTCGAGCTTCTTGTTGCCTATTTGCCTCTTTGGAATCATTCTCTGCTCTGTTCTGATCGGTCTTAATCTTTTGCATAGTGATGGCTGCACGAAGTTCCTGTATAGATCGAAACTGTTTTTCATTCTGAGATTGTTTGGGCCCGAGTTCAACCGCTCTGGCAATAGCTTTGAGCGCGTAATCATATGCTTTCATAGAATAGAGGACTGAAGCTTGACGGTAGTACCCCTGGTTTTATATCAGCGCGTCTACCAACTCACATGTCAAGCAAAGTGATCCTTACTTTAAAGTCCTTGGGCCATTTAGTAATCATGTCTTTAGTTATTTGTAGAGCCTTGTCCCTCCATGCAGGGCTCTTGTTCATTGCCGCTGCTTTACAATCAAGCAAAACGGGGTTTATGCCACCAAAATTGATTGCCTGTTGTATGAACTGATGAGCCATTCCTCGGGATATTGTGGAACGCATACCTTGTCGAAATTCTTCCATGCCTCTTCATAGTCATCATTAGACATACACTTGAGTCCCAGTTCATAGTGTTGCTTGACTAATTCGtaattctttctcattcttACTTGACTGTTTCTTACAAATAAATGCGAAACATTACAATTGACTTTGACGCGTTATACgagtcacgtgacttggCCATCGCTGACGTCTGTTTAATCAtcaacttcatctttctaTTACAACTTGTACTTTTTTCCATTGCGATTTGCTAGAAAATAAGTTAAAAAGTATATCAGGGGACTTGATAATATAGTGGCTACGTTCAATTTTATTGTCACATCATGGTATGTTGGACAACTTGGGCACTGCCGCTTACTCTTATTGTAGTTGCTTAGAATTCGTTCGCCAGCGGGTACAGCCCGTATCACCGTAACAAACGAAACGAGCGGAGAGGATTTCGCGCAAATGATGATCGATACCATACCAAAATCAGATCCGCCGCCAGATTTGGCTACTTTAAGTTTGAGTAATCAACCCGGAGCTGGTGGAGAGACCGTATCGTTTGAAGCTTTGAAGGGAAGGTCCATAGGCGATATGGGCTTCAAGTGAGTTTCGATAGACTGATTTATAAGCGCTCTTCTGACTCAGATAGCCATGGTGATTTGTTGTTTCTATCTTATAAGCCACAGACAGTAGATCCCGATTCTTACCCCACGACACAAGCAACTGTTGCCCATGTTCATCCTACCCAGCCTGATCCATCACATCCTCACACTCATATGGATCCACCTTTACCTAATACCATATCATTAAGGGATTTGTCTTCGATAGAGGAGCACGAAATAGACAGATATTGGGCCACTCAGAACGGCAAAATTGAACGAAAAAGGGACGTAACATTTTGTAGACACGGAGAAAAGGGAATGTGCGATTACTGTATGCCTTTAGAGGTAAGTGTTTTCCAAAATTTAGTGATAAAAATTAACAGGTACATAGCCATATGACCCAAGATACCAAAGTGAGCACCAAATTAAACATCTCTCCTTCCACGCATATCTACGCAAActtctttcctcaaaaTTGCCCTCGTCGTCGTCAGCCACAgatcttcctcctcttaCGCCTACTTCTTTGTCAGTAGTGACGCCTTGTCCAACCGGTTCTCATATGCCTTTTCCAGAGGGTATCTGTTCTTCTTGCCAGCCTTCCGCTGTCACACTCCAATCTCAATCGTTCAGAATGGTAGACCATGTTGAGTTTTCCACGCCTAATATAATTGAAGGGCTTCTTACCGCTTGGCGCCGAACAGGCACACAACGTATCGCTTTTCTCATTGGTCGGGAAGACAAGTATGAAAAAGTGCCTATGGGGATTAAAGTAGTTATTGAAGCGTTATGGGAACCCAAGCAAGAAGGTGAAGTGGATGGATTGACGGTCGAGACAccttgggaagaagaaccTCGCATAGAAGAGATTGCTGGATGGTGCGAAAAGGGCCTGGGTGTTGTAGGCATGATCTACACTGATCTCAATCCTTCATCCGAGGATGTCACGAAAACATTATACAAACGTCATGCTCAATCATACACTACATCTTCCCTTGAAATGCTTCTTTCCGCTGCCTATCAACTTTCGCATCCTCTTCCTACACGTATGTCTCCGACAGGCCACTACTCATCCCGTTTTGTCACTTGCTGTCTTACAGGCGACAAAGATGGCGGTGTAGATATTCTGGCGTGGCAAGCTAGTGAACATGCAGAGGCAATGGTCAAGGCAGGTATTATAGAGGCTAGTGTTGACCCAGGGATTGTGAGAGTAAGAAAACCTGGAGAAGGGGAATATGTGCCAGAAGTCTTTTACAGTTTCAAGAATGAGTATGGATTGCAAGTTAAGATGCCAGCCAAACCAACATTTCCTGTGGAATATCTTTATGTAAATGTACGTTCCTTATCTTCTTACATGAGTACGCTGAGCGAGCATTGGTTTAGATTACACATGGTTTCCCTGTCTCACCATCTCctctgtttctttcaaatTCTTTCCCTACAGAGAATCGACCAGGATTGCATGACCAATCAATGCAAGTAATTGTTTCACAATTGTCATCTATCATTGCCAGCAGTGATGCCAAAATCAGTGACACTGGCACTTGGCCTGAAAGGATAAAAAAGGATGTTGAGAAATGGTTGAGCGATTGGCATCTTATCACTTTCCTCTGTATGCAGGGTTTGTTTTCCTTAGTGAGTGATCTTTCAGAGTTGATTTCACAGAATGCGGCAAGAGCTGATGCCGGATTGTTGAGCAGAAGGAGCAAAGGATACTTTGTCGCGTGGCAACCGCTCATACCCATACCAACGATGTCAACGCTGTTGAAGAACTATTTGCTTCAAGCGGCTGGCAAACCTTACTTACCATTATTGATTCTGAAGCGACCGGTAAGCTACTCGTTTCTATTTGCACTTTGTGATGTAGAGACCTTGACATGTTATTTTACAGATAATATTCGTTCGAATCCACCaccaacatcttcattcaaCAACTTAGGTATTGATTCAACTCCAGAACCACTGGCCTCTGGCTCTTCTACTGCCCCCTCTAGGCTGCCTTCTAGGCCTGAATCGACAGGTGCTGAAGAGAGCTATGTACTCGAGAGGGTTTGTCCGCATTGCACATTTGTCAACGAAAATGGTGGAAATGATTGTGAAATTTGTGGATTGCCACTTGATGATTAAGAACATTTGAGGATGGACATGCATGGGATGGGCGAGTGACATCTGCGAACGGAACAGACAAAGGTGTATGAATAGATAATGCATCACTATTAAAACGAGATGAACACAATAGTATGACCTTGAGCTGGTTTCATATGATTCCATCACATCACTTTTGTTCTCATACAGCTGTATATAGAGGCTGTCTGCTATTCGTTTTACTACCCAGCTTATTATTGACTGCCCAAAATGCGCAATGTTCTGTCCATGCCAGCTAAAACAATCTCGCTCCCCAACTTGCCAAACCTAGCGCCTACCAAATCTCCTGCATTATCCTCAAATTTGAGCAATTCCTGCCATGTTTTGTTGGCATACACTCGGGCATCAGTACCGACCACACTAAGGAACTGAGCCGATGGATCAAACTTGACTTCCTTAATGGTGTTCTCCTCCGGCAAACTCCAAGATGACAAGACATCGAGTTTTCGCAGGTCAAAGATCTTGACAATTGGTAAGCcaacagaggaagaagtggCAAGATAGTAACCATTTTCTGAAAACGACAGAGTGGTGAGGTCCTTTTCGTGAGAGGGGAGAGTTGCGGCAAGAGAGTCGCGAGATCGAACATCCCAAACACGCACCACACCATCTTTGGTACCACCAGCATGAAGGACGCCATCGACATGGGCGGCAAAAGAGGTATAGGCGAATGAGCCATCAATGCCGGCGATTGCAGAGTATTTGGTAATTTCCTTGGCAGTATCAATATCGTAGAGGCTCCAAGTGGAATCAGTAGAGCCAGCAGCGATAAATGAACCTGAAGGATGAACAGCAAGACCAGTTATATCGCCCTTGTGCCCGGAAAGAGTGGCTTTGGCACCCCATTTACCATCATGTTCACCCCAAATTCTGACAGTCTTATCTGCACTACCGCTAATAGCCAATGTGGGCTGGCCGTCTTGTTCTCGCAAAGCGACATGAGTGATAGCTTTAGTGTGACCCTTCAAGGTCCCAAGGACCTTTGAGGCTTCCAGATCAAACACTTGAACAACTTTATCGGGGCCGCCGGTGACGACGATGTTACCATCTTGAGCGAGATCAAGGGCAGAGATGCCAGCAGGCTTGGTAGCATGCAATGACGGAACATGGTTAATTTGGGTGTAAGTTTTGATGTCATCAGCTTTTTTGTAGCCTGCAGCAggcttccttttcttcctggAGGCTGAAAGTCTACCGAGCGTGTTAGTGAACCACTCTGTCGTATGAAGCCCCGTTCACTTACCTCTGGTTGGTTTCTACCACTTTAGCTTCTATATCAGCAGGTAAAGCGCCTTCTGATGCCATCTCAACATCCTGGGCTGTTTCTTCCACAGCTTGCTCTGGGGGTTGAAAACCGACCGTGGATTGGATGGATGATAGAGCTCTTTTTTATATGTTAGTCAATTTTCTACACTCGCAAAGTAGAAAATACGTACTGTCTAGCTTCATCTCGCTCTTTCATTAATCTAGCAATAACTCTTGTGGCTGCATCTTCTCTGTATAGAGCATTAGCCAATTCTTGCCTAGAAAGCTTGTCAGTTTTTGTCCCCCTGTTGGACTGTAAGGCTTACCGAGAACTCTGAAATGCCTTTTTTATCTCGAGGGTCTCAAGCATAATTGCATCATACTCGGATTGAAGGGAGGTGAGAAGTGCAGGAATGGATGTTTGATTGGCGGGACGAGGTGGAATAGTCGATGGTTCTGTGATTGTTAGCTTGCGACTGGAGCTTATAAAAGACCCAGCCATACTGGCTTTGACGTCAATGAGATCTTCCTTGCTCAAAGGTTCGCCCGAGATGGGATCTGTACCATTTTCCTCTGCATAGCCGACTCAGTATTAACGTTCAATATACCGACTTGACCCACCAATGTATCGCTCGATGAGGGCTTTTTCATAGACAACTCCAGAAGTCCTTGAAACTACAGGCGCGGTAGGCGGCGATCCAGAGACTAAGCTGGTCAGTATATCTTGTTGGCAAGCCATAATAGACACTCACTTGCACAGAAAAACATTGCTTTTTGtaaagacgaagaaaatacaagcaaaacaagttgaagataTGAAAAGTAGGAAGGGTAACAAAATGCCACGTCATAAACAATGTCTTCACAAGTTTAAGTCCAATTATTAATTTTCTATAAACTATTCAAATTCATTATGGATCTCGATAATTTCATAAGTGACAATGTTGTGACGGTAATTGATACTGGCTTACGTCTGGATTGTACTAACATTACTTTCAGATCCTTGGGTCCTCTGACAGCGCTACTGTCGACTATGTACGGTCACTAGGCGAGTTTCTCATCAATAGCCCAACATGAGATGCTAATCCTGTGATAGCAATATCCTCAAAGACACCAGGAGACTTGTATAATTCCCTGTTAGCGACTGGAATGGCTTCGAATCCTGAAACTCAAGCATTTGCAGTCAAAGTACATTCACTCATTCCAAGAAAGACCAAACCCAAGACTTCCAAAACAGATAAGGCGGATTCTGCCCCGAAATTTACATTGttgcttgaagaagacCAACCGCAGAGCTCCAACAAggcgaaaaagaagaaaaaggataaGGGTCGAGATAATGAGCCCAAAGATGTTGGCGTCAAGAAAGCAAGGAGtgcaagaaagagagaaactGAGGGTAATTGGGAATCtgacgaagaggagaaggaggcaaAACGAACCCGGATACAGTCGCCCTTGAGGAATGAACTGCACGATAATGAAGAATCACGGACGCCAGAAGAAACTGAGGAGGAGCGGTTAGAACGTGAAAGATTAGAAGATTTACgagcaagagatgaatTTGCAGACCGAATGAAGCAAAAAGATTTGGATCGTACCAAAAAAATTGTGGAAGATCGTTCATCACGAGCACTCGGGGGTGTTGAAGTGACCAAACGAGTCGACCTCATGAATGAACCAGCCGCTAGGGAGGCAATGATAGCAGATCTACGAAATCGCTCTCGACAGgaatatctttcaaaaaggGAGATGCAACAGCTTGATCTcttgaaaatggaaatagaggatgagaaaatTCTGTTCCGCAACCAAAAActctcaagaagagaagaacaagagctggaaagaaagaaggagcTAATCCGATTGATGGAGGAGCGTGCACGAATAGACGATGGGACAGGCGGTTATATGCTTCCCGATGATTATATTACTGAACAAGGCCGAATCgatcaaaaaaaaaagaaaaatgcGCTGTATAAACGATACGAAGAAGCTAAGCCCGTGGATGGTCAATTTATCACGGATGTCGATCAGTGGGAGGCGTCTCAGCAGGATAGGACAGACTTGAAGACAGGGGCCATGGATAAAGAAGTGCTGGTAGAAGACTATGATTACGTCTTTGATGAGtctcaaaagataaaattcTTGGAAGAGGGCAAGATGGAAGGTACTTTAACAGCAGAGGCTCAAGCTTTACTGGATCAAGTCGATAATTTAGAAAAGCAAGGTTTGTCTACCATTATCTCCTCCGCGACATGTTGAATTTACCAGTCTGTTATAGCTAAATCAATACAAGAAACTCGCAACTCTCTCCCCATTTATGAATTTCGAGATGAACTTCTTGAAGCTATTGCAGAACATCAAATACTTGTCGTTGTTGCTGAAACAGGGTCTGGAAAGACCACTCAGCTTCCTCAATATCTATATGAAGCTGGATATTGCAAGAACGGGATGAAGGTGGGGTGCACGCAGCCTCGTCGTGTGGCGGCAATGAGTGTCGCCTCTCGTGTCGCAGAAGAAATGGGTGCAAGGTTAGGACAAGAAGTTGGCTACTCCATTCGATTTGAAGACATGACAAGTGATAAAACGGTGCTAAAGTATATGACGGACGGTATGCTGTTACGTGAATTCTTAACAGACCCAGAATTATCGACCTATTCGGCGTTGGTCATCGATGAAGCCCATGAGAG
The Cryptococcus depauperatus CBS 7841 chromosome 1, complete sequence DNA segment above includes these coding regions:
- a CDS encoding nuclear protein localization protein 4, translating into MLLRIRSPAGTARITVTNETSGEDFAQMMIDTIPKSDPPPDLATLSLSNQPGAGGETVSFEALKGRSIGDMGFNHGDLLFLSYKPQTVDPDSYPTTQATVAHVHPTQPDPSHPHTHMDPPLPNTISLRDLSSIEEHEIDRYWATQNGKIERKRDVTFCRHGEKGMCDYCMPLEPYDPRYQSEHQIKHLSFHAYLRKLLSSKLPSSSSATDLPPLTPTSLSVVTPCPTGSHMPFPEGICSSCQPSAVTLQSQSFRMVDHVEFSTPNIIEGLLTAWRRTGTQRIAFLIGREDKYEKVPMGIKVVIEALWEPKQEGEVDGLTVETPWEEEPRIEEIAGWCEKGLGVVGMIYTDLNPSSEDVTKTLYKRHAQSYTTSSLEMLLSAAYQLSHPLPTRMSPTGHYSSRFVTCCLTGDKDGGVDILAWQASEHAEAMVKAGIIEASVDPGIVRVRKPGEGEYVPEVFYSFKNEYGLQVKMPAKPTFPVEYLYVNITHGFPVSPSPLFLSNSFPTENRPGLHDQSMQVIVSQLSSIIASSDAKISDTGTWPERIKKDVEKWLSDWHLITFLCMQGLFSLKEQRILCRVATAHTHTNDVNAVEELFASSGWQTLLTIIDSEATDNIRSNPPPTSSFNNLGIDSTPEPLASGSSTAPSRLPSRPESTGAEESYVLERVCPHCTFVNENGGNDCEICGLPLDD